A region from the Thalassophryne amazonica chromosome 2, fThaAma1.1, whole genome shotgun sequence genome encodes:
- the cdkn1ca gene encoding cyclin-dependent kinase inhibitor 1Ca, whose product MSLIRRRDRVCRTLFGPMDHDQLRLELKLKLKETLKEDSHRWNFNFQTESPLPGRYQWEEVPADCAAAFYQESSQLKAAVEISNSDDIKDKSTVLHQENCSSISNTLRCPAEVTPRKRTLSKPETKSRTSTKMTDFFVKRRRTSEHKSILNPFLTTRTR is encoded by the exons ATGAGTCTGATCAGGCGCAGAGACAGGGTTTGTAGGACCCTGTTTGGCCCCATGGACCATGATCAGCTGAGACTCGAACTGAAGCTGAAGCTGAAGGAAACTTTAAAGGAAGACAGCCACCGCTGGAACTTCAACTTCCAGACTGAAAGCCCGCTTCCCGGCAGGTATCAGTGGGAGGAGGTTCCTGCAGACTGTGCCGCTGCCTTCTACCAGGAGTCCTCACAGCTGAAGGCTGCGGTTGAGATCTCAAACTCAGATGATATCAAGGACAAAAGCACAGTGCTCCACCAAGAGAACTGCTCCAGCATCTCAAACACACTCAGATGTCCGGCTGAAGTGACACCAAGGAAGAGGACGCTCTCTAAACCTGAAACCAAGTCCAGAACCAGCACAAAAATGACGG ATTTTTTTGTAAAACGCAGAAGGACGTCAGAACACAAAAGCATTTTAAATCCTTTTCTGACAACCAGGACAAGATGA